From the Manihot esculenta cultivar AM560-2 chromosome 3, M.esculenta_v8, whole genome shotgun sequence genome, one window contains:
- the LOC110611092 gene encoding lachrymatory-factor synthase-like has protein sequence MAEEREPKWEGKASMELKNATADQVWPFFEDFCNAHKWFPNLETSYQVEGELGKPGLVRYCASKPKPSSDATGGSIINWVKEKLIMINPVKRCMSYQVTETNMGFNSYTATIQVLPVNGDGAGGEHGCRIEWSFVVDPIEGWRLQDLESYINSTLQFMGNKMEQALSVSA, from the coding sequence ATGGCAGAGGAAAGGGAGCCTAAATGGGAAGGCAAGGCCTCGATGGAGCTGAAAAACGCTACAGCAGACCAAGTGTGGCCCTTCTTCGAGGACTTCTGCAATGCACATAAGTGGTTTCCAAATCTAGAAACGTCTTACCAAGTCGAGGGTGAACTAGGCAAGCCTGGTCTCGTCCGCTACTGTGCTTCCAAGCCAAAACCATCCTCCGACGCCACTGGTGGGAGCATCATCAACTGGGTCAAAGAGAAGCTCATCATGATCAATCCGGTTAAACGGTGTATGAGTTACCAGGTCACTGAAACTAACATGGGATTCAATTCGTACACGGCCACAATCCAAGTACTGCCGGTTAATGGAGATGGAGCAGGTGGTGAACATGGGTGTAGGATCGAGTGGTCTTTTGTTGTTGATCCGATTGAAGGGTGGAGATTGCAGGATTTGGAATCCTATATTAACTCTACTCTCCAGTTTATGGGCAATAAAATGGAACAAGCACTCTCTGTCTCTGCATGA
- the LOC110610503 gene encoding uncharacterized protein LOC110610503: MAVEQNRQPKWKAKVTAKLTKAEPREIWPLFTDFFNLHKWLPTLRTCYGISGTNGEPGCIRYCSGSSIPSHNRSGDNNHLPVSWSTERLEAVDNVECSLRYVIVDSNIGFNSYVSTVRIVPVDGGGCVIEWWFEVNPVKGLVLEDLVSKYEAALLLMTRRMEDHLRASKQPPVTLSTEEREPKWEGKASVELKAATADQVWPFFQDYCNIHQWFPNLETSYHVEGELGKPGLIRYCAFKPKPSSDGTGGSVIDWVKEKLIMINPVERCLSYQFIENNMGFNSYTSTIQVLPVNGDGAGDEHGCKIEWSFVADPVEGWRFQDLESYISSALQFMGNKMEQALSVPA; this comes from the exons ATGGCGGTGGAGCAAAACCGGCAGCCAAAATGGAAAGCGAAAGTCACTGCAAAATTAACAAAAGCCGAACCCCGCGAAATATGGCCTCTTTTCACCGACTTCTTCAACCTCCACAAATGGCTGCCTACCCTCCGCACCTGCTATGGCATCTCCGGCACTAACGGGGAGCCCGGCTGCATACGCTACTGCTCCGGCTCCTCAATTCCATCCCACAACAGATCCGGCGACAACAACCACCTCCCTGTTAGCTGGTCCACGGAGAGACTGGAAGCCGTTGATAATGTGGAATGCAGTCTGAGATATGTGatagtggacagcaacatcggGTTCAATTCATATGTGTCGACAGTGAGGATTGTTCCGGTTGACGGTGGTGGATGTGTAATTGAGTGGTGGTTTGAGGTGAATCCTGTAAAAGGTTTGGTGTTGGAGGATTTGGTGAGCAAGTATGAAGCGGCTCTACTGCTAATGACTCGGAGAATGGAGGATCATCTTCGAGCTTCAAAGCAGCCGCCGGTTACTCTATCCACAG AGGAAAGGGAGCCTAAATGGGAAGGCAAGGCCTCGGTGGAGCTGAAAGCCGCCACAGCAGACCAAGTATGGCCTTTCTTCCAGGACTACTGCAATATACATCAGTGGTTTCCAAATCTAGAAACGTCTTACCATGTAGAGGGTGAGCTAGGCAAGCCTGGCCTCATTCGCTACTgcgctttcaagccaaaaccatcCTCCGACGGCACTGGTGGGAGCGTCATCGACTGGGTCAAAGAGAAGCTTATTATGATCAATCCGGTTGAACGGTGTCTGAGCTATCAGTTCATTGAAAATAACATGGGATTCAATTCTTATACGTCCACAATCCAAGTATTGCCTGTCAATGGAGATGGAGCAGGTGATGAACATGGGTGTAAGATCGAGTGGTCGTTTGTTGCTGATCCGGTTGAAGGATGGAGATTTCAGGATTTGGAATCATATATCAGCTCTGCTCTCCAGTTTATGGGCAACAAAATGGAACAAGCACTCTCTGTCCCCGCCTGA